In a single window of the Papaver somniferum cultivar HN1 unplaced genomic scaffold, ASM357369v1 unplaced-scaffold_57, whole genome shotgun sequence genome:
- the LOC113343362 gene encoding eukaryotic translation initiation factor 3 subunit I-like: protein MRPFLMKGHERPLTFLKYNRQGDLLFSCAKDHTPTVWFADNGERLGAYNGHKGAVWCCDVSRDSRRLITGSADRSAKLWDVKSGTLLFTFEFDSPARSVDFAVGDKLAVITTDPFMEQTSAIHVKTISNDPNEQTAESALKITGPRGRINRAVWGPLNRTIISAGEDAIIRIWDSETGKMLNESSKETGHSKTITSLSMSEDGSHFLTGSSDKSAKLWDSRTLTNLKTYSTGSPINAVAMSPLLEHVVIGGGQAAGEVTTTHHRAGNFEAKFFHKVLQEEIGGVKGHFGPMNALAINPDGRSFSSGGEDGYIRLHHFDKDYFNIKM, encoded by the exons ATGAGACCATTCTTGATGAAAGGCCATGAACGGCCTTTGACGTTTCTTAAGTACAACAGACAAGGTGATCTTCTCTTTTCATGTGCCAAAGATCATACACCCACTGTGTGGTTTGCGGATAACGGTGAGCGATTGGGTGCGTACAATGGACACAAAGGAGCCGTCTGGTGTTGTGATGTTTCAA GGGATTCCAGGCGTCTGATTACAGGAAGTGCGGATCGGTCAGCAAAGCTCTGGGATGTTAAATCTGGAACTCTGCTCTTTACCTTTGAATTTGATTCTCCAGCTAGATCTGTAGATTTTGCAGTTGGAGATAAGCTTGCTGTGATCACCACGGACCCATTCATGGAACAGACTTCAGCGATTCATGTGAAAACTATTTCGAATGATCCCAATGAAC AGACCGCTGAGTCTGCGCTTAAAATCACTGGACCCCGAGGAAGAATCAACAGAGCGGTCTGGGGACCCTTGAACAGGACTATAATAAGTGCTGGAGAAGATGCGATAATTCGTATCTGGGATTCTGAG ACAGGGAAAATGCTGAATGAATCAAGCAAGGAAACTGGTCATTCGAAAACAATTACTTCATTGTCAATGTCTGAAGATGGCTCACACTTTTTAACTGGTTCTTCGGACAAATCTGCTAAG ctTTGGGACTCCAGGACATTGACAAATTTAAAGACATATTCAACTGGAAGTCCAATCAATGCTGTTGCTATGTCTCCACTTCTTGAACAT GTGGTGATTGGAGGTGGTCAGGCCGCAGGTGAAGTCACCACTACCCATCATCGTGCTGGGAATTTCGAGGCTAAATTCTTCCACAAG GTTCTTCAAGAAGAAATAGGTGGTGTAAAAGGACATTTTGGTCCAATGAATGCGTTGGCAATCAACCCTGATGGAAGAAG TTTCTCaagtggaggagaagatggttATATTAGGTTGCACCATTTTGACAAAGATTACTTCAATATCAAGATGTAG